The segment TGTCTTTCTCTTCGACATAAATAGTTGCATTGGCTGTCATTCCCGGCATGAGCTTTTTTTCAGGATTTGGTGCGCTCAGAATAACTGCATAGGTAACCACATTATTCGTTGTGGTAGGTTGTAACCTGACTTCAGATACGCTGCCTTCAAATTTCCGGTCGGGGTAGGCATCAACTGTAAATTCCACCCTTTGTCCCTTCAGTACATTTCCGATGTCAGCCTCGCTTACACTGGTTTCAACTTCCATCTGGGTAAGGTCGTTCACAATGGTAAAAAGGGTTGGTGTATTGAAGCTTGCTGCCACTGTCTGGCCTTCTTCAATGGCACGGTTCAGAACCACGCCGTCAATAGGTGAGTAAATTTCAGCGTAATTCAGGTTAACCTTTGTGCGTTCGAATGCTGATGTGGCATTCTTCACGGCAGCCTGGGCATTCTGGTAATTATACAGCGCCTGGTCATAATCGGACTGGGCAACAAGCTGTTTTTCATAAAGGGCCTTCAGGCGGTTGAATGTAGCTTCCTCGTAAGTTAACTGCGCCCTGGCCTGGTCGAGTGTGGCCCTGCTCTGGTCGAGCTGTGCCTGCAATTGTTTTTTATCGATTAACGCCATGATCTGGCCTTTTTTTACGTGATCATTGAAGTCGACAAATACTTTGTCAATGATTCCGGAAACCTGTGTACCTACATCAACCGAAGTGACTGCTTCAATGGTTCCGGTAGCCGTAACCACATTGGATATCTTTCCTTTTTCAACTTTAACTGTATCAAAAGTATATTCGGCGTCTTTCTTGCCCGGTTTTATAATCAGAAAGACAACCACCGCCAGGATCACTATGATACTTATGATCAACACTTTCTTTTTCATGGTATATTTATTTAAATGCAATTATTTTTCTATTTACAGGGTTAATGGAATGCCAAGATAAAAATCAAGGATCTTGTAACTGAAGATCAGGTTGTATTTCGACTGCAACAGCTGGCTTTCAGCTACAATCAGGTTGGTTTTCGACACCAGGTAATCAACTGAATTGATCAGTCCCTGCTTGAACTTTTCATCTGACAATAATGAAGATTCACTTGTGGCATTGTAATTTTCAACATTAGCCTGGTATTGAGTCTGCGCTGAAAGTACGTCCTGGCAGGCCTGTTCAATGTTTTTTCGCAACTGGTTGCGGGTGTCTATTTCGTTTAATTCAGCAGTCTGGTATCCGATTTTTGCCAGGGCAACACTTGTTTTTACCTGTTTTTTCTGGTAAATAGGTATTGCCAGGGTGAGTCCGGCCGAAGGTGAAAAATCATCCTTTAGCTGGCTGAAATAGGCATCGCTTGTATTTCCGTCATTTGCCAGGCTATAAGCGGCATTTGATCCGAAACCCGCACTGGCCGACAAACTGGGCATGTAACCGGCTTTTGCGATTTTTTCATCAAGCAAGGCCAGTTCTTTATTAATGGCAGCACTTTTGATCTGGGGCTTAATAGCCAGGGCTGTGTCATAAACTGACTGAACAATGGGAGCACGTTGCTGATCGAGTGAGGCTGCAAGATCTGGCTGTGCCACTTCGAAGTTTTCGGTAACAGGAAGCTCCATAAGCTGCATCAGATTTACTTTTGCAATTGCCAACTGGCTGATGGCATTAGCGAGATTCAGCTTTTCACTGGCAAGCTGTGATTTAACCTGGGCATAATCAGCCTGGGAAATGATCTTCACTCTTAACCTCTCCTGCGCGAGGTTAACCTGGCTTGTAGTTGATTCGATCTGCTTTTCTGAATTCTTCACCTGTTCTTCGGCATACAGTACCTGCAGGAAGGCGTTCAGAATATTCAGACTGATCGATTCCTTAGTTGTCTCCAGGGTATATTTTCCATTTTCAATATCAAGTTGAGACTGCTTGATCTGGTTGGTTATCCTGGAACCATTAAAAACAGTGACACCCGAATTCACAGAATAACTCGAAGAAGTGTTACCGCTCAATCCGGTGCCGGCCAATGGTTTGTTCCAGTTAAAATTCTGGCTGAATGATGCATTCAGATTTGGCATCCTTTGAGCTCTTGCCTGTTCGGCCTGAAACTCAAGCGACTGATTATTCAGATTCGTTTTTCTTACTGTAATGTTCTGTTCGAGAGCATAATTAATGCAATCTTCCAGCGTCCATACTTTGTCCTGTCCCATTATCATGGACGGAAATCCCAGGAGAGCGATCCAGATAATGATGATGTAATTCTTCATAATTTTAATATTTTGTGATAAAAGTACGTACAGAAAATACCGTTGTTAATATGAAATAGAAGAACTGCCCTTTTTCCCCGATTAAGGACCTTATTTCCGATACTAATCGGCAGCCGATAACTTAAGTATTGATATTTTTCTTAAACTTGCATTATGAAGTGGGTTGATAATTTCAAAACATCAGTAGGGCAACGCATTCTCAATGGTTATCAGAAGACTTCAGATCGTTTGCCTTCCTTTTGCAACATCAGTGATGCAAACAATATCGGGATCATTTACAATGCAACCGAATATGTAAGTTTTGAAATTATCCGCAATCTGGTTAAAGACCTGGTGCATGATTCAAAGAAAATTTCGGTTCTTGGATATGTAGACAGCAAGGACCTGATTGACAATTATCTTTACAGGAAAGGCTTTGATTTCTTCTCAAGAAATGAGTTGAACTGGTACAGAAAACCGGAGTCTCCCGCTGTAGCCGAATTTATCAAAGAGCCTTTTGATTTACTGATTAATCTTAGCCTCGAAGATCATTACCCCATTCAATATATAACCACACTTTCACCTGCAAAATTTAAAGCGGGAAGATACAGCCCTTCCGATACCTGTCTTGACCTGATGATCGATATTGAGAAAGAAAAACAGGCTATGCGAAATATTCAAAAAGAGATTGACAGTGTTCGGGATCATAAAGATGAAGACAATGAACTGGAGGCGGATATTGAAAAGAAAACCGAAACTGAGATCCAGTTAAATTTCCTGATCAACCAGCTTTTACATTACCTTTCGATTTTAAAAAAGTAAATAACTAATGGACCCGAAGAAGTTTTTAGGTACAGGTGTAGCCATAGTCACGCCTTTCAGAAAAGATGGCAGCGTTGATTTCAAATCATTGGGCAAGTTGCTGGATCATATTATAAAAGGCGGGGTCAATTATGTTGTTGCGTTAGGCTCAACAGGTGAATCCGTTACTCTATCCAAAGATGAAAAAAAGGCTGTTGTTAATTTTGTAATTGATTCCGCAGCAGGAAAAATTCCTGTTGTAGTGGGTATTGGCGGTAACAATACAAACGAAGTGCTCGATACGATTAATCACACCGATTTTACAGGAGTTGATGCCATACTATCGGTTTCACCTTACTATAACAAACCGTCACAACAAGGATTATACCTGCATTTCAAGGCCATCGCAAATTGCAGTCCTGTTCCTGTAATCGTTTACAACGTACCGGGACGAACAGGCTCGAATATTTCGGCAGAGACCACTGTAAAGCTGGCTTCAGAATGTAAATCGATCATTGCGACCAAAGAGGCTTCCGGTAACCTTTCACAGGTCATGCAGATTATCCATACCAAACCGAAGGGATTCCTTGTAATTTCAGGGGATGACGCTCTTGCCCTTCCTATTATGGCGGTGGGTGGTTCAGGTGTGATTTCGGTATCCGCAAATGCTTATCCGGCTGAAATGTCAGCTATGATTCAGCATGCGTTAAAAGGAGACTACAATAAAGCCTGTGCCATTCATTATAAATTGCTGGAGATTACCAATGCATTGTTTGAAGAAGGAAATCCATCAGGTATAAAGGCATTGCTCGAAACCATGAAAATTTGCCAGAATAACCTGAGGCTACCGTTGGCTCCTGTTAGCGAGAAGCTTTTCAGCAAGATTGAATTATTGGCGAAGAAAGTCAGGTAGATTCCTTAATTGCCCCGGCCTTCAGGCCGGGGGAAAACAATACACACAGTTACTTACCGGGCTTTAGCCCATTCCGGCCTGTGGTCGCACGCTACAGATGCAGGTATTAATAATAGTCCCCGGCCTGAAGGCCGGGGCAATTCAATTATGTTCTCTCCGCTACCTGTGCACCGTGGCAATGCTTATATTTCTTTCCGCTGCCGCAGGGACAGGGATCATTTCTCCCGACTTTCTTTTCTACCCTTACCGGTTGCACATGTTCTTCTTTTTTGGCACCATCAGGCTGTCCGCTGCCATCGGGTTTATACTCCTGCTTATTGGCAGCAAGCTGGCTGAAATCGGTTCTGCGCGGAGCCTGTGCTTTCTGAACTTCACTGGCATCGCGGATTGGCAGCTGTCCACGGAGCAATATGCTTGATACTTCACGGTTGATCTTGTCGATCATTGTGCGGAAAAGTTCGAAAGATTCAAATTTATAAATCAGCAACGGATCTTTCTGCTCATATGTGGCCGTACGAACAGATTGCCTTAAGTCATCAAGTTCCCGCAGGTGTTCTTTCCAGGCTTCATCGATTGTTGTGAGAATAATTGATTTTTCAAACGACCTGCTTAACTCTTCGGCATTTGATTTATTTGCTTTTTCAAGATTGGTAAGAACGTTGTAAACCCTTGTTCCGTCGGTTATCGGGACCACGATATTTTCATACACTTTGCCCTGTTTCTCATACACATCGCGGATAACAGGCAATGCCTGCCTTACGATATTGGCCTGTTTGCGCTGGTATGTTTCACGGACAGTCTTATATATCCGTTCGGTAAGTTCTTCAGGGGATAACTGGGAGTATTCTTTGGGAGTTACAGGTGGTTCAACAGACAACTGTCGAAGCACGCTGATCTTGAACTCATCAAAATCACCATTACCCTGCATCTGAGTCACAACACTTTCACAAACATCATACATCATATTGGCCACATCAACCTGGATGCGTTCCCCGTACAACGCATGCCTGCGCTTGGTGTAAATTACCTCGCGCTGCGAATTCATCACATCGTCATATTCAAGAAGGTGCTTACGGATTCCGAAGTTGTTTTCTTCAACCTTCTTTTGGGCTCTTTCGATAGACTGCGTAATCAGCTTTGCCTGTATGGGTTCGTTTTCGTTCCATCCCATTTTGGCCATCCATCCGGCAATTCGGTCGGATGCAAAGAGTCGCATCAGGTCATCCTCTAACGAAACATAGAATTGAGACGATCCCGGGTCGCCCTGTCGTCCTGCTCGACCTCTCAACTGCCTGTCAACGCGGCGTGATTCATGTCTTTCCGTACCAATGATGGCAAGTCCCCCTGCTTTTCTCACTTCCTCGCTCAGCTTGATATCCGTACCACGGCCGGCCATGTTGGTGGCTATTGTAACGGTACCTGATTTACCGGCTTCAGCAACAATTTCTGCTTCACGCTGGTGCAGTTTTGCATTCAGCACATTATGCTTTATACCTTTCATGCGGAGCATCTTGCTCAGCAATTCAGATATTTCAACTGAGGTTGTACCTACAAGGGATGGACGTCCCTGGTTGTGCAGGTTTACGATCTCGTCAATAACGGCATTGTATTTTTCACGTTTGGTGCGGTAAATCAAATCCTCACGATCTTCACGGACTACAGGCCGGTGGGTTGGAATAACCACCACATCAAGCTTATAAATATTCCATAACTCGCCTGCTTCCGTTTCAGCTGTACCAGTCATACCGGCAAGCTTGTGATACATTCTGAAATAATTCTGAAGTGTAATGGTTGCAAATGTCTGGGTCGCAGCTTCCACCTTCACCTTTTCTTTGGCTTCGATAGCCTGGTGAAGACCCTCGGAATACCTTCTTCCTTCAAGGATACGGCCGGTTTGCTCATCCACTATCTTAACCTTGTTATCCATCACCACGTAGTCGACATCGCGTTCAAACATGGTGTAGGCTTTCAGAAGCTGGTTTACTGTATGAATACGGTCTGATTTAATAGCATAATCGGCAAGAAGTTTATCCTTGAAAGTCAGCTTTTCCTCAGCATTGAGGTTTCCTTTTTCAAGTTCTGCAATTTCGCTGCCTATATCAGGCATTACAAAAAAGTTGGGATCAGCAGCCGTTCCTGTAATCAGGTCAGTTCCCTTTTCAGTAAGTTCAACTGTATTTTGTTTTTCATCAATTATGAAGAACAGATCATCAGTAACTACATGCATGTTTTTGCTGTTTTCCTGCATGTAGTAATTTTCGGTTTTAAGAACAAGGGCTTTATTTCCCTGTTCACTCATGAACTTAATAAGGGGCTTGTATTTGGGAAGACCTTTGAACGACTGTAAAAGTTTATATCCGCCTTCATCATTTTTTCCTTCAGCAAGCAATTTTTTTCCCTCTGCCAAAAGATTAGTAACAAGGTTCCTCTGGGCAGTTACCAGTTTTTCAACCTGCGGTTTGAACTCATCAAACGACTGATCATCACCTTTAGGAATCGGACCTGATATAATTAACGGTGTACGGGCATCGTCAATCAACACAGAGTCAACCTCATCCACGATGGCATAATGATGCTTGCGCTGTACCAGATCATTGGGAGTGTTGGCCATGTTATCACGCAGGTAGTCGAAACCGAATTCATTATTGGTTCCGTAAGTAATATCAGCCAGGTAAGCCTTTCTCCTGCTGTCAGAATTCGGCGTATGCTTGTCAATGCAATCAACAGACAGCCCGTGGAATTCGAAGATAGGGCCCATCCATTCGGAGTCGCGCTTGGACAGGTAATCGTTCACTGTAACAATATGAACGCCCCTGCCGGCAAGGGCATTAAGAAATACAGGCAAGGTAGCTACAAGAGTTTTTCCTTCACCTGTAGCCATTTCAGAGATCTTTCCCTGGTGAAGAACCACCCCGCCGATCAGCTGCTGGTCATAATGAACCATATCCCATGTTATTGGGTTACCTCCTGCCAGCCAGGTATTCATGTACCGTGCCTTATCCCCTTCTATTTTAACGCTGTTTCGCTGAGAGGCCAGCAGTTTATCCATATCAGTGGCCGTAACTTCAAGGTACTGGTTTTCCTTAAACCTCCTGGCCGTTTCCTTCACAATGGAAAAGGCGACTGGCAGAACTTCATTTAAGGAATTCTCTATATCGCTAATAATCTCTTTTTCTATTTTATCTATTTCATGGTAAGCATCTTCCATTTTCTCCACATCCAGGTCACCTGCTTCGATCTGGTCCCGTAGATCCCGGATCTGTTCTTCCTGCTCTTTAACCGAATTCCTGACATAATCTTTTATTTCAAGGGTTTTGGACCTCAATTCGTCATTCGATAATTTTTCAATTCCGGCATAGGCTTCACGAATCTTATCCAGCACAGGCAATATTTCTTTAATATCCCTTTGTGATTTACTTCCGAAGAACTTACTAAGAAAACTGTTTAAAGCCATTTTTGTAATTTTATAAATCAATATATACACCTGTGAAAGCCATCCGTTCACAACGGAAAATAAGCGACAGGCTGCCTTTATTTTTCAGGCAACAAAATTATGAAAATACTTTGGATTGATTAATTCGTTTATTCACATATTCCTTACGATCTCTTCGCCGAACTCAGAACACTTCAATTTTGTAGCTCCTTCCATCAGCCTTTCGAAATCATA is part of the Bacteroidales bacterium genome and harbors:
- a CDS encoding efflux RND transporter periplasmic adaptor subunit; translated protein: MKKKVLIISIIVILAVVVFLIIKPGKKDAEYTFDTVKVEKGKISNVVTATGTIEAVTSVDVGTQVSGIIDKVFVDFNDHVKKGQIMALIDKKQLQAQLDQSRATLDQARAQLTYEEATFNRLKALYEKQLVAQSDYDQALYNYQNAQAAVKNATSAFERTKVNLNYAEIYSPIDGVVLNRAIEEGQTVAASFNTPTLFTIVNDLTQMEVETSVSEADIGNVLKGQRVEFTVDAYPDRKFEGSVSEVRLQPTTTNNVVTYAVILSAPNPEKKLMPGMTANATIYVEEKDSTLMISGKATRFTPDQAYMQKQFAKMAKNMPKGAFPGAPGASPSNGPVQAPMGSGAMQAGSGNMPAMPQGGFGGKMPDGSKMVWIKDGKGGIRPNPIKTGIDNGTFVEILSGLKEGDEVITSMSGPGITTKSTQNQNRGPFPF
- a CDS encoding TolC family protein, encoding MKNYIIIIWIALLGFPSMIMGQDKVWTLEDCINYALEQNITVRKTNLNNQSLEFQAEQARAQRMPNLNASFSQNFNWNKPLAGTGLSGNTSSSYSVNSGVTVFNGSRITNQIKQSQLDIENGKYTLETTKESISLNILNAFLQVLYAEEQVKNSEKQIESTTSQVNLAQERLRVKIISQADYAQVKSQLASEKLNLANAISQLAIAKVNLMQLMELPVTENFEVAQPDLAASLDQQRAPIVQSVYDTALAIKPQIKSAAINKELALLDEKIAKAGYMPSLSASAGFGSNAAYSLANDGNTSDAYFSQLKDDFSPSAGLTLAIPIYQKKQVKTSVALAKIGYQTAELNEIDTRNQLRKNIEQACQDVLSAQTQYQANVENYNATSESSLLSDEKFKQGLINSVDYLVSKTNLIVAESQLLQSKYNLIFSYKILDFYLGIPLTL
- the secA gene encoding preprotein translocase subunit SecA, whose translation is MALNSFLSKFFGSKSQRDIKEILPVLDKIREAYAGIEKLSNDELRSKTLEIKDYVRNSVKEQEEQIRDLRDQIEAGDLDVEKMEDAYHEIDKIEKEIISDIENSLNEVLPVAFSIVKETARRFKENQYLEVTATDMDKLLASQRNSVKIEGDKARYMNTWLAGGNPITWDMVHYDQQLIGGVVLHQGKISEMATGEGKTLVATLPVFLNALAGRGVHIVTVNDYLSKRDSEWMGPIFEFHGLSVDCIDKHTPNSDSRRKAYLADITYGTNNEFGFDYLRDNMANTPNDLVQRKHHYAIVDEVDSVLIDDARTPLIISGPIPKGDDQSFDEFKPQVEKLVTAQRNLVTNLLAEGKKLLAEGKNDEGGYKLLQSFKGLPKYKPLIKFMSEQGNKALVLKTENYYMQENSKNMHVVTDDLFFIIDEKQNTVELTEKGTDLITGTAADPNFFVMPDIGSEIAELEKGNLNAEEKLTFKDKLLADYAIKSDRIHTVNQLLKAYTMFERDVDYVVMDNKVKIVDEQTGRILEGRRYSEGLHQAIEAKEKVKVEAATQTFATITLQNYFRMYHKLAGMTGTAETEAGELWNIYKLDVVVIPTHRPVVREDREDLIYRTKREKYNAVIDEIVNLHNQGRPSLVGTTSVEISELLSKMLRMKGIKHNVLNAKLHQREAEIVAEAGKSGTVTIATNMAGRGTDIKLSEEVRKAGGLAIIGTERHESRRVDRQLRGRAGRQGDPGSSQFYVSLEDDLMRLFASDRIAGWMAKMGWNENEPIQAKLITQSIERAQKKVEENNFGIRKHLLEYDDVMNSQREVIYTKRRHALYGERIQVDVANMMYDVCESVVTQMQGNGDFDEFKISVLRQLSVEPPVTPKEYSQLSPEELTERIYKTVRETYQRKQANIVRQALPVIRDVYEKQGKVYENIVVPITDGTRVYNVLTNLEKANKSNAEELSRSFEKSIILTTIDEAWKEHLRELDDLRQSVRTATYEQKDPLLIYKFESFELFRTMIDKINREVSSILLRGQLPIRDASEVQKAQAPRRTDFSQLAANKQEYKPDGSGQPDGAKKEEHVQPVRVEKKVGRNDPCPCGSGKKYKHCHGAQVAERT
- the dapA gene encoding 4-hydroxy-tetrahydrodipicolinate synthase encodes the protein MDPKKFLGTGVAIVTPFRKDGSVDFKSLGKLLDHIIKGGVNYVVALGSTGESVTLSKDEKKAVVNFVIDSAAGKIPVVVGIGGNNTNEVLDTINHTDFTGVDAILSVSPYYNKPSQQGLYLHFKAIANCSPVPVIVYNVPGRTGSNISAETTVKLASECKSIIATKEASGNLSQVMQIIHTKPKGFLVISGDDALALPIMAVGGSGVISVSANAYPAEMSAMIQHALKGDYNKACAIHYKLLEITNALFEEGNPSGIKALLETMKICQNNLRLPLAPVSEKLFSKIELLAKKVR